Proteins encoded in a region of the Pelmatolapia mariae isolate MD_Pm_ZW linkage group LG16_19, Pm_UMD_F_2, whole genome shotgun sequence genome:
- the LOC134645716 gene encoding protein tyrosine phosphatase type IVA 2-like: MNRPAPVEISYDCLRFLITHNPTNAQLGRFIEDLKAFGVNTLVRVCAATYDKTPVEQEGIQVLDWPFDDGSAPPDQVVDDWLSLLQTKFRDEPGSCVAVHCVAGLGRAPVLVALALIECGMEYEDAVHLIRQKRRGALNAKQLHYLENYKPKLCLRSKDANGQSCCVQ, translated from the exons ATGAACCGGCCGGCTCCAGTGGAGATCTCCTATGACTGTCTGAGATTCCTCATCACGCACAATCCCACCAATGCACAACTCGGAAGGTTTATAGAG GATCTGAAAGCATTCGGAGTAAACACCTTAGTGCGAGTGTGCGCTGCCACGTATGACAAGACACCggtggaacaagaaggcatccaGGTTCTG GATTGGCCATTTGATGATGGATCCGCCCCCCCAGACCAGGTGGTCGATGATTGGCTGAGCCTTCTGCAGACAAAGTTTCGAGACGAGCCTGGCTCCTGTGTGGCTGTGCACTGTGTAGCTGGATTGGGACG AGCGCCCGTGTTGGTGGCTCTGGCTCTAATTGAATGTGGGATGGAATACGAGGATGCGGTGCACCTAATAAGACA GAAGCGCCGTGGAGCTTTAAATGCCAAGCAGCTGCATTACCTGGAGAACTACAAGCCTAAACTGTGTCTGCGCTCCAAAGATGCCAACGGGCAAAGCTGCTGTGTACAGTAG
- the LOC134644729 gene encoding gap junction beta-4 protein-like gives MNWSGLENLLSGVNKYSTAFGRIWLSMVFVFRVLVFVVAAQRVWGDENKDFVCNTRQPGCTNVCYDHIFPISHIRLWALQLIFVTCPSLMVMAHVKLREGKDRKYVELHQGSHLYANPGKKRGGLWWTYLLSLIFKAGFDSAFLYILYRLYHGYDLPRLSKCQLSPCPNTVDCFISRPTEKKIFMLFMVISSAVCILMCILEMIYLIGKRVMKILKIRHENERLVFADQHELTTIAPPRSQCRSRRDPTVIDSELELSKRKDAKTTVL, from the exons ATGAACTGGTCAGGATTGGAGAATCTGCTGAGCGGAGTCAATAAGTACTCCACGGCGTTTGGGCGGATTTGGCTGTCCATGGTGTTCGTGTTCCGGGTGTTGGTGTTCGTGGTGGCAGCTCAGAGGGTGTGGGGTGACGAAAACAAAGACTTTGTGTGTAACACCCGACAG CCCGGCTGTACCAATGTCTGCTACGACCACATCTTCCCCATCTCCCACATCCGCCTGTGGGCGCTGCAGCTCATCTTTGTCACCTGCCCGTCTCTGATGGTGATGGCTCACGTGAAACTCCGTGAAGGAAAGGACAGGAAATACGTCGAGCTGCATCAGGGCTCGCACCTCTACGCCAACCCTGGCAAGAAGAGAGGAGGCCTATGGTGGACGTATCTGCTGAGTTTGATCTTCAAAGCTGGATTTGACTCAGCTTTTCTCTATATCCTGTATCGGTTATATCATGGATATGACCTGCCCAG GTTGTCCAAGTGTCAGCTGTCCCCGTGCCCCAACACCGTTGACTGCTTTATCAGCCGTCCAACGGAGAAAAAGATCTTCATGCTGTTCATGGTCATCTCCAGTGCGGTTTGCATCCTCATGTGTATCCTCGAAATGATTTACCTCATCGGCAAGCGCGTCATGAAAATATTAAAGATCCGACATGAGAACGAGAGGCTCGTCTTCGCTGACCAGCACGAGCTCACTACCATTGCTCCGCCCCGCTCTCAGTGCAGAAGCAGGAGAGATCCGACAGTGATCGACAGCGAGCTGGAGTTAAGCAAGAGGAAGGATGCTAAAACTACAGTACTCTAG